The sequence CTGTTCCGCTGGGCATGCCAGGACAACTTCTGGTCCGGTAACGTGCTGAGCCCGGCCAAACTCCGCGATAAGTGGACCCAACTCGAAATCAACCGTAACAAGCAACAGGCAGGCGTGACAGCCAGCAAACCAAAACTCGACCTGACAAACACAGACTGGATTTACGGGGTGGATCTATGAAAAACATCGCCGCACAGATGGTTAACTTTGACCGTGAGCAGATGCGTCGGATCGCCAACAACATGCCGGAACAGTACGACGAAAAGCCGCAGGTACAGCAGGTAGCGCAGATCATCAACGGTGTGTTCAGCCAGTTACTGGCAACTTTCCCGGCGAGCCTGGCTAACCGTGACCAGAACGAAGTGAACGAAATCCGTCGCCAGTGGGTTCTGGCTTTTCGGGAAAACGGGATCACCACGATGGAACAGGTTAACGCAGGAATGCGCGTAGCCCGTCGGCAGAATCGACCATTTCTGCCATCACCCGGGCAGTTTGTTGCATGGTGCCGGGAAGAAGCATCCGTTACCGCCGGACTGCCAAACGTCAGCGAGCTGGTTGATA comes from Paenibacillus sonchi and encodes:
- a CDS encoding replication protein P, whose translation is MKNIAAQMVNFDREQMRRIANNMPEQYDEKPQVQQVAQIINGVFSQLLATFPASLANRDQNEVNEIRRQWVLAFRENGITTMEQVNAGMRVARRQNRPFLPSPGQFVAWCREEASVTAGLPNVSELVDMVYEYCRKRGLYPDAESYPWKSNAHYWLVTNLYQNMRANALTDAELRRKAADELVHMTARINRGEAIPEPVKQLPVMGGRPLNRAQALAKIAEIKAKFGLKGASV